Sequence from the Gemmatimonadota bacterium genome:
GTGATGACGACCTCGCAAGACTGGTGGCCAGCCGACTATGGCCACTATGGGCCTCTCTTCATCCGCATGACATGGCACGCCGCAGGCACTTATCGCATCAGTGACGGCCGGGGTGGTGGAGGCTCCGGTCATCAACGCTTTGCGCCCCTCAATAGCTGGCCCGACAATGGGAATCTGGACAAGGCACGCCGCTTGCTCTGGCCGATCAAGCAGAAGTACGGCCGGAATCTCTCCTGGGCAGACCTGATCATCTTCGCCGGCAATTGCGCTCTGGAGTCAATGGGGTTCAAAACCTTTGGGTTCGCCTTCGGGCGCCCGGACGTCTGGGAGGCCGACGAGACGGACTGGGGCTCCGAGACGACGTGGCTCGACGATCAACGCCACGACGCCGACGGCGAGCTTCAGGGCCCCCTTGGTGCCGATCACATGGGCTTGATTTATGTGAACCCGGAGGGACCAAACGGCAACCCGGACCCGGTCGCTGCAGCAGAATACATTCGCCAGACGTTCAAACGCATGGCGATGAATGACGAGGAGACGGTTGCGCTTATTGCTGGCGGACACACATTTGGCAAAGCACATGGTGCTGCTGCTGAGGATAATGTCGGTGCCGAACCGGAGGGGGCCAGCATAGAGGAGCAGGGCCTCGGCTGGAAAAACAGCCACGGCTGTGGCAGAGGCGGCGATACGATTACCAGCGGCCTGGAAGGCGCCTGGACCAGTAATCCGGTGAAGTGGGACAACGAGTTCTTCGAGAACCTGCACAACTACGAGTGGGAATTGACGAAGAGTCCAGCTGGTAAATCGCAGTACACGCCCGCGAATGCATCCGAAGTGGCCACCGTGCCAGACGCGCACGATCCATCGAAGAAGCACGCCCCCATAATGCTCACTACAGACCTGTCGCTGAGAAAGGCCCCGGAGTATGCGACTATAGCAAAGCGCTTCCTCGAAAACCCGGCGGAATTTGAAGACGCTTTCGCCAGGGCGTGGTTTAAGCTGCTTCACCGCGACATGGGGCCCCGCAGTCGGTATATCGGGCCTCTGGTTCCCGAAGAGCCGCTGTTGTGGCAAGACCCGGTTCCCGACGTGGATCACGAGTTGATCGGGGAGCAGGATGTCGTCGACCTCAAGGCGAAGATTCTCGCCTCCGGACTGTCTGTTTCCCAACTGGTCTCGACCGCATGGGCGTCGGCGGCATCTTACCGCGGCACCGACAAGCGCGGTGGGGCGAACGGTGCGCGCGTCCGCCTTGCGCCGCAAAAGGACTGGGAAGTAAACGATCCTGCGGCGCTCGGTGAGGTTCTGCAGACGCTGGAGCAGATCCAGGCGGAGTTCAACAGCTCGCAGACTGGTGGAAAGCAGGTCTCTCTCGCTGACTTGATCGTCCTGGCCGGGTGCGCAGGCGTCGAGCAAGCTGCCCAGAACGCCGGTCATGACGTGCAGGTTCCCTTTGCACCGGGCCGTACGGATGCAACGGAGGAGTGGACCGACGCGGAGTCCTTCGACGTGCTCGAACCCACCGCAGATGGGTTCCGCAACTATCTCCAGGCAGGGCAGGAAGGTACAGCGGAGGAACTGTTGGTGGAGCGGGCATACATGCTAACGCTCACCGCTCCCGAGATGGCGGTGCTCGTTGGCGGCATGCGCGTCTTGAATGCGAATACCGGTGGTTCCCCACACGGCGTTTTCACCGACCGGCCGGGGACGTTGACCAATGACTTTTTCGTGAATCTGCTCGACCTGAACACCGAGTGGAACGCGACCTCTACATCGCAGGATGTGTTCGAGGGACGCGATTCTCAGACCGGTGATCTCAAGTGGACCGGCACCAGGGTGGATCTCGCCCTTGGGTCAAACTCCGAGCTTCGAGCCATCGCGGAAGTCTATGGATGCGACGATGCGCAGGAAGTGTTCGTGCGCGACTTCGTAGATGCGTGGGACAAGGTGATGAATCTCGATCGCTTCGACCTGGCGTAATAAAGGAGAGTGCTATATGTATTTCGTAGTCTTCGCAACTCACAAAGAAGAAATGGGACAGGAACGGCTCCAATTGCAGGATGCATTTGCGGCCTACCTTCACGATCTCACCCAACATCCCGATGTGACCGTTCATCATGGTGGGCAGACGCTCAGCGAGAGTGAACAGATCGTTACCGGCTTCGTCCTCGTGATCGAAGCTCCCTCGCTCGAGGTGGCGCAGGCATTTGTCGCTGGCAGTCCCTATGCTCAGGCGGGCACCTTTGCCGAGTCTCACATCCGCCCATGGAACTGGTTGACGGGACGCCCTGGTTGAGAGCGTTGCCGCACCGCCCAAATATCTCTGGGTGTGAGGATCACAAGGTGTGCGTAGGCTGGCCAAGGAGGTATCATGAGCAACCGTCACGAGCAACGCGCTCCTGACGTTCAATACGAACCCGATGAAAGTCCTCCGGCGC
This genomic interval carries:
- the katG gene encoding catalase/peroxidase HPI — protein: MRHTQKTFYRRNEMTSNQDWWPDQLDLKGLRQNSPLSDPMDKDFDYAEAVKTLDVDELKKDIEEVMTTSQDWWPADYGHYGPLFIRMTWHAAGTYRISDGRGGGGSGHQRFAPLNSWPDNGNLDKARRLLWPIKQKYGRNLSWADLIIFAGNCALESMGFKTFGFAFGRPDVWEADETDWGSETTWLDDQRHDADGELQGPLGADHMGLIYVNPEGPNGNPDPVAAAEYIRQTFKRMAMNDEETVALIAGGHTFGKAHGAAAEDNVGAEPEGASIEEQGLGWKNSHGCGRGGDTITSGLEGAWTSNPVKWDNEFFENLHNYEWELTKSPAGKSQYTPANASEVATVPDAHDPSKKHAPIMLTTDLSLRKAPEYATIAKRFLENPAEFEDAFARAWFKLLHRDMGPRSRYIGPLVPEEPLLWQDPVPDVDHELIGEQDVVDLKAKILASGLSVSQLVSTAWASAASYRGTDKRGGANGARVRLAPQKDWEVNDPAALGEVLQTLEQIQAEFNSSQTGGKQVSLADLIVLAGCAGVEQAAQNAGHDVQVPFAPGRTDATEEWTDAESFDVLEPTADGFRNYLQAGQEGTAEELLVERAYMLTLTAPEMAVLVGGMRVLNANTGGSPHGVFTDRPGTLTNDFFVNLLDLNTEWNATSTSQDVFEGRDSQTGDLKWTGTRVDLALGSNSELRAIAEVYGCDDAQEVFVRDFVDAWDKVMNLDRFDLA
- a CDS encoding YciI family protein: MYFVVFATHKEEMGQERLQLQDAFAAYLHDLTQHPDVTVHHGGQTLSESEQIVTGFVLVIEAPSLEVAQAFVAGSPYAQAGTFAESHIRPWNWLTGRPG